The following proteins are co-located in the Corynebacterium kalinowskii genome:
- the rpmA gene encoding 50S ribosomal protein L27, with protein sequence MAHKKGASSTSNGRDSEAKRLGVKRFGGQQVKAGEILIRQRGTKFHPGENVGRGGDDSLFALKAGAVQFSTKRNRRTVNIVPAEAVEA encoded by the coding sequence ATGGCACATAAGAAGGGTGCATCCTCGACCTCTAACGGTCGTGATTCTGAGGCTAAGCGCCTTGGCGTTAAGCGCTTCGGTGGTCAGCAGGTCAAGGCCGGCGAGATCCTCATCCGTCAGCGCGGAACCAAGTTCCACCCAGGCGAGAACGTTGGCCGCGGTGGCGACGACTCCCTGTTCGCACTGAAGGCTGGCGCAGTCCAGTTCTCCACCAAGCGCAACCGTCGCACGGTGAATATCGTTCCAGCTGAAGCTGTCGAAGCTTAA
- the obgE gene encoding GTPase ObgE, with product MNRFVDRVVLHLQAGDGGNGCASVHREKFKPLGGPDGGNGGHGGDIVLEASSQVHTLLDLHYRPHIKAQRGTNGAGDHRNGARGEDLVLEVPAGTVVLNDKGEVMADLTAVGMRYIAAEGGHGGLGNASLASRSRKAPGFALLGEKGEQHDVVLELKSMADVGLLGFPSAGKSSLISVISAAKPKIGDYPFTTLAPNLGVVDVGNESFTIADVPGLIPGASEGKGLGLDFLRHIERTAVLAHIIDTATMEPGRDPISDIEALENELALYESALSHDVGLGDLKDRPRIVVLNKTDVPEAMELAEFLKAEIEEKFGWPVFIISAAAHQGLDPLKYKLLEIVQQHRKANPKAKAEVRTIIRPAAVDAVKNKLGFVVEKDPEYEGAYIVRGEKPERWIRQTDFENDEAVGYLADRLARAGVEDALFKAGAVEGAQVTIGDVTFEWEPMTAAGADSLMTGRGTDVRLERSERISAAERKRASQARRGLIDEFDYGDGEEADRERWQG from the coding sequence ATGAACCGTTTTGTTGACCGCGTGGTCTTGCACCTTCAGGCTGGCGACGGCGGTAATGGGTGTGCCTCTGTTCACCGCGAGAAGTTCAAGCCTCTTGGCGGGCCAGATGGCGGCAACGGCGGACACGGTGGCGACATCGTGTTGGAGGCAAGTTCCCAGGTACACACGCTGTTGGATTTGCACTACCGCCCGCACATCAAGGCCCAGCGTGGCACGAATGGTGCTGGCGATCACCGCAATGGTGCGCGTGGCGAGGACCTCGTGCTGGAGGTGCCCGCAGGTACCGTCGTGCTAAATGACAAGGGCGAGGTCATGGCCGACCTTACTGCTGTCGGCATGCGCTACATCGCGGCTGAGGGCGGTCATGGTGGTTTGGGCAATGCGTCGCTGGCTAGCCGTTCCCGCAAGGCACCGGGATTTGCTTTGCTGGGAGAGAAGGGCGAACAGCATGACGTTGTCCTGGAACTGAAATCCATGGCCGATGTTGGTTTGCTTGGTTTTCCTTCCGCCGGTAAGTCGTCCCTGATCTCCGTGATCTCCGCGGCAAAGCCAAAGATCGGCGATTACCCATTTACCACGTTGGCTCCGAACCTGGGCGTGGTGGACGTAGGCAACGAATCCTTCACCATCGCAGATGTACCGGGCCTCATTCCGGGAGCTTCCGAGGGCAAGGGCCTGGGCCTGGACTTCCTGCGCCATATCGAACGTACGGCAGTACTCGCGCACATTATTGATACCGCCACGATGGAGCCCGGTCGCGACCCGATCTCCGACATTGAGGCGCTGGAAAACGAACTTGCGCTCTACGAATCAGCGCTGTCCCACGACGTTGGTCTGGGAGACTTGAAGGATCGTCCGCGCATCGTCGTGTTGAATAAGACCGACGTTCCGGAAGCTATGGAGTTGGCCGAGTTCCTGAAAGCGGAAATCGAGGAGAAGTTCGGCTGGCCGGTCTTCATCATTTCCGCCGCCGCGCACCAGGGGCTGGACCCGCTCAAGTACAAGCTTTTGGAGATCGTACAGCAGCACCGCAAGGCAAACCCGAAGGCTAAGGCTGAGGTCCGCACGATCATTCGCCCGGCAGCAGTTGATGCCGTGAAGAACAAGCTCGGTTTCGTGGTGGAGAAGGACCCTGAATACGAGGGAGCTTACATCGTGCGTGGCGAAAAGCCGGAGCGCTGGATCCGCCAAACGGACTTCGAAAACGACGAGGCTGTCGGCTACCTCGCAGACCGCTTGGCACGCGCCGGCGTGGAAGATGCCCTGTTCAAGGCAGGTGCCGTCGAAGGTGCGCAGGTGACCATCGGTGACGTGACCTTCGAGTGGGAGCCAATGACGGCGGCAGGTGCCGATTCCCTCATGACAGGCCGTGGTACCGACGTTCGCCTGGAGCGTTCCGAGCGTATTTCTGCTGCCGAGCGTAAGCGTGCTTCCCAGGCACGCCGTGGCCTCATCGACGAGTTCGATTATGGCGATGGGGAAGAGGCCGACCGCGAGCGTTGGCAGGGCTAG